AGACGCAGCACCAGCCGCCTGCCCGCGACGCTGAGCGCGGTCGCGGCCAGCAAATCGGGCGTGCCGGCCGAAAGCGTGTAAGCGAGACGGAGTGCCAAGCCCAGCCGCTCCGCCCGCGCCGCCGCCGCTGGGCTGAGCAATTGCCGCGCCGGCAGCAGAAAGGGCGCGGCGCTGTCGGCCTCGTAGCGGATGGCGATGACGAGCGCGAGATAGGCGCGGGCGTGATGGTCGATGCTGACGCCGGGTTGGCGGAGAATGCGCAGAAACGCCTGCTCCGGCCGGTATTCCGGATGGTCGTGGCTGCCGATGTCGGAAACCCAGCAGGCGGCGGCGCGGAGCAGCCGCTCGGGCGCGGTATCGTCGGCGAAAAGCGGCTCGGTCCAGGTGAATAACGCCGGCGGCAGGCCGGGATCGCGCCCGAAGCGGCGGCCTTGTTCGCGCGCCGCGGCGAGCAGCGGCTCTTCGGCGCGGATCTCTGGTGGCATCTGTGAGAGATACCAGCCCTCGCGCAGGCCATTGGCGCTGAACACGACGCGCGCCGCGCCGGTTGCGCGGAGCAAACGGCGAAGCACCACGGCGGCGAACGGCAGATCGTCGATCCGCCGGCGCGGAACCCCCGGCAGACGCTCCAAAACGCGCCGGCTCGCGCCACCGATCAGGGCGGCGAGATCGCGCGCCTCCTCGCGTCCGATCGCGTAATGATGGACGATGTTGAGCGGATAGCCGGTCTGCGCGATGTGGATGCGTGCCAGCGCCCGCCACGCGCCGCCGACGAGATAGAGATCGCGCCCGCCGGCCTCGGCGAGATCGGGGACGGTGGCGATATCGGTCTCGACGATGGCGCGCGCCCGCGCCGGCTCGCCGCCCGCGCGCTCGGCGAGCCGGATCACCCCGAGTTTCAGCGTCGTGGCCGGCCCCACCGCGCCCGCCCGCAGCGACACCAGTTCGAGCGAGCCGCCGCCGATATCGGCAAGCAAGCCATCCGCATTGGGAATCCC
This portion of the Acidibrevibacterium fodinaquatile genome encodes:
- a CDS encoding Ppx/GppA family phosphatase yields the protein MPFSPPADVPRLAVVDLGSNSVRLVVFEGRARNPLAIFNEKAVLRLGRGLQASGALHEEGMAQALLVLRRYHAIARAMGAAPFEILATAAVRDATNGGAFVEDIRARLPEVPIRVLSGAEEAALSAAGVLCGIPNADGLLADIGGGSLELVSLRAGAVGPATTLKLGVIRLAERAGGEPARARAIVETDIATVPDLAEAGGRDLYLVGGAWRALARIHIAQTGYPLNIVHHYAIGREEARDLAALIGGASRRVLERLPGVPRRRIDDLPFAAVVLRRLLRATGAARVVFSANGLREGWYLSQMPPEIRAEEPLLAAAREQGRRFGRDPGLPPALFTWTEPLFADDTAPERLLRAAACWVSDIGSHDHPEYRPEQAFLRILRQPGVSIDHHARAYLALVIAIRYEADSAAPFLLPARQLLSPAAAARAERLGLALRLAYTLSAGTPDLLAATALSVAGRRLVLRLARASGTFAGESVLRRLERLAEAHTLVAAVENRDGEVT